The Limnospira fusiformis SAG 85.79 genomic interval AATCAGGGCTGATTGAGGTGCTGTTTTATGTTGTTTGATTACACCCTTAATCACTTCTGTATGGGCTTTAACTGCTTTGTTGCTGGGTTTGATGTGGGTTAAAAAGGTTTTCCTTTTGTTCCCATTTATCTTACCCGCTCTGTTTTTTCCTGCTGGGTATTGCCTGATATTGAATCCTAGAAAATCGAACCCGGGTTCTTCGTTCTTGCCATTATACTCAATGGGATTGAGCGTGTGGCAAATTCGAGTTTTTTGTGGTTTAATCTCTAATCCTACAGGTTTTAACCATTCAGAAATAGCAGTTTTGCACTGTTCAATGATTTCTAGGTCTTTGGATATGACTACAAAATCATCGGCGTATCTTATAACAGTAGCTTGCGCTCTGTTTGCTTTCTTAGGATACATTGTCTCTATGAACCTAACCATTCCATCCAGTGCGATGTTGGCTAGGAGTGGGCTTATTACCCCTCCCTGGGGTGTCCCTGTTTCTGTATCATCAAATACGCCGTTATCTAGCACGCCTGCTTTAAGCCATTTTTTCAGGTCTCTTTTCAAGCTGCTTGTACAATGAATTTTGGACAGTAGGTAATCATGGTTTATTCGGTCAAAACATTTTGCTATGTCTGCATCCAGTACATAATATTCACCCTTGTTGATACTTAGATAAATTCGTGCTATTGCGTCGTGGGTTGACCGTCCGGGACGGAACCCATAGCTTGTGCCTTCAAATCTCGATTCCCATTCAGGTTCGAGAGCCGACTTAACCAAGGCTTGCCTCGCTCTATCTTGGATTGTGGGTATTCCCAGGGGGCGTTTTTCATCCCTTCCGGGTTTTGGAATCCACACCCGTCGCAGTGGTTTTGCTTTGAGGTTTCCCTTGATGCTCTCAACAAGTTCAAACCTTTGTCTTGGAGAGATTGCTCTCATTCCATCAACTCCGGCTGTTTTCTTGCCTTGATTATCTTGGGTCACTCGTCGCACTGCTAAGAGTCGGGCATAATATGACTTCACCAATAGACGTTGCAACCTTCGTGCCTTTGCATCCTGTCCCGATTTAGCTGCTTGAAATATCCTCTTTTGGAGCTTAAAGATGTATCGCTGAACCTTGGCCCAGTTAATACTTCTCCATACATTCGTAGTCTTTGTAAGTTTTGGTTTCCCAAATCCCTTACTTTCTCTCGATTTCGTCATTTTGACTCCTACTAGACTCTATTCTTTACAATCAAACCGTGACCCGTTAGCATATCCCTACCATTACAGTCGGGCGTTGGCTTCTGGTCACATCTCACATCCTCTTAGACTTGCGGTTACACTTATCCCTACTGATATCTCGACCAGATAATCAGAGTCTAGGAGGACTTAAAACGTTCCGTTTATATGGGCATTCCATCTTTAGACTTGTCCTTTCCACCGGGGTACCTTTAAAGGTCTGTGTAGGTAGTCTTACAAGCCTCCTACTTTTCCCCTTGCTCTTTTGAACGTAGCGTGTCAACCTATTTCGCTACTAAATATTTACGATGGTTCAAGCCGGACATTCGGTTTCCCTAATCATGGATGGTTGGCAGTGGTCGCATTTGGTAGTAGGTTCTACTTCACGCCTTCCGTTCCCCGCTTCAATCCCAGGGGTGTGATTCCTGAAATTGGGGGTGGCTATCGCCGTTACCCTCATCTCCATTCCATTCATTCCTGTTCGGTTTCCCGATTTCTTTCCGGTTCGGTTTCCCGTCCCTTCAATTATTAATAAATGTTAAGAATTGTTACAGAGTGTGTTGACCTTGGGTTCCCTGCCTTGTTTTGTATATTTCTATACCAAACTTTGGGACATATAAACAGTTATGGAGATGGTCAGGAGTGCATCCTTATATTCAACCAAGGGGCTGAAATCCCCACCAGGCGGTTATTTCGGCATCGCAGCCTTATTTCATGCCTGAACGTCTCGCACTATTAGTGATATTTTAACTTAAACCACAAAATAGTCGAAGCCAATACGAAAGTCGCCACATTAGTTAGGATAATCGGTAGATCTTGAATCAGGGTCCCATATACAATCCTTGACACTCCCCGGCGTGAACGCACGGGGATTCTTTGTTCTACGACACGACTTGCTGATGCAGGATTTCTCCAACAACAGTAGAGGACTTGTCTCCCAAAGCGTTGCTCGGCTATCCGAAAGTTCCGGTATGCCCTACCGTACTCAATCCTCGACTCAGAATATTTCTAGCTGCGTTTTCATCCCTATCCATTGAGCAACCACACTTACAAACGTGCGTTCTTGTGGATAGTGTTTTCTTCACAATTGCACCGCAGTTAGAGCATTCTTGGCTAGTGTATTGCGGATTTACCGCAACCGTTACTCTTTCAAAAACTTTAGCAAAGTATTCAAGCCAGACACGGAACTGATACCAAGAAGCGTCGTTGATAGACTTAGCTAAACAATGATTCTGCACCATATTTTTAATTCTCAAATCTTCGTAGGCTATCAAGTCGTTTGACTGAACTACGCACCTTGCCAACTTCACAGCATGGTCTTTACGTTGCCTACTTATTTTGAGATAGTGTTTACCTAGAATCTGTCTAGCTTTGCCTCTGTTTTTTGAACCTTTAACCTTCTTCGATACGCGACGGTGACTACGTTTTAAGACCCGTTCGCCTTTTCTCAGGAATCTAGGATTTTCAACGGTGACTCCGTTTGAATCGGTGTAATACTCTTTCAGTCCAACGTCTAAGCCAATGGTATTGCCTGTCGGCGCTGTGTTTTCTTTCCTGTCAACGTTAATACAGAATTGAACGTACACACCATCAGCACGTTTCACCAGTCTTACCCGTTTGATCTGGCTGACTTGGTAAAAGTGTAAATCGCGTGTACCTTTGATTTTGAGTTTACCAATTCCTTTTTTATCTGTGAAAGTTATTGATTTTCTGTCGTCTGCAAGTTTCCACCCGGTTGATTTATATTCAACTGAGCGACAATCTTTTTGAAACTTCGGATACCCCTTTTTACCGGGAATCTTCTTCTTGCAGTTTTCATAGAATCGAGAGATAGCTGACCAAGCTCTTTCAGCGCTGGCTTGTCTCGCTTGAGAATTGAGTTCGTCGGCAAATGGAAAAGTTGCTGCCAGCACCGCACAGTATTTGTTCAAATCGTACTTATTCTTTTTAGGATTATCCATCCAATAGCGCAAACAGCTATTGCGGACAAACTGCGCTGTACGAATGGCTTCAGCTACTGCGATGAACTGGCTTGATTTTCCGTAGGTTTTGAACTCAAAAACTAGCATGGCTCTACCTCCTATCTTATGCTAACGCCATCAGCACAAAACATTCGATATTGCCACAAAAATTTACAATTAAAGCCGTCCTAGAAGGACGGGGTTTTAGACCCAGTTTCTTGATAAAAATACCCCCGTACAGAAAATTACGAACATTCCCAGGGAGACATCACGGGTTGATTTAGTTTTCCAGGTTTTAATTGCTTGGGGAAGAAATGCAATAGTCGTCAGCATCCCCGCTAATAGCCCAATTCCAGTAATTGTGTTCATAAATTGATGAGCAAATCCTGTGCTTAATTCAATAAAAATCCCACCCAAAACGAGTGGGATATTATCAACACTTGAGTATTAACACTCAGATTTTATGGTTCTTAAAATTAGAGTGCAGAACCCACACCGACGTAAGCCCCATAGAAAAACAGACCAACCACAACCAGAACACCAGTTCCGGCTACCGTGGCGATTAACCAAAGGGGAAGTTTAGCATCTCCAGACACAGCTTTATACCTCTCTATTCAAAATTGAAATTACTGGGGAAAAGGGTAAATATCTCCAAGGTATAATGGTACTTCTAGTTAGTTAAAGAAATAACTAGAAAACAGGATACCCAGGACAAAAATCAACAGCAAGCCCAGATACAGAGAGGTTCTGTTCAGTTCAACAGGCTGCTTATTGGGGTTACGACTACGATCCATGTATGTCTCCTATCGTTGAATAAACTGCATAGCGGCGATCGCACCCAGGAAGAAAACTGTAGGAACAGCCAGGGTGTGTACAGCCAACCAGCGAACCGTAAAAATCGGATAAGTTATCGGTTGGTTTTGATTTGCATTCGTCATGTTTTTAAGTTCTCCTGGATCTACTTACCAATAAATTGATCAATTTGTGTCTTGCTATCTTGGCGTTCAGTGATAATCGGTAGTTCCTGGCGCTCTTGAGTAAAATACTCATTAGGGCGAGGTGTACCAAAAGCATCATAAGCCAATCCGGTGCTGACAAATAACCATCCAGCAATAAACAAAGCCGGAATTGTCAGACTATGAATCACCCAATAACGGACACTTGTAATAATGTCACCAAACGGACGCTCACCAGTAGTACCTGCCATTTAAGTCTCTCCTGTTAACAAATCCACAACTTACAGACTCTCAATCATATTATAATAGGGTAGAGAGTCACTGATAACAAGCCAATTTTACCAACATTTTTTAAAGGCTGGTTTTGCTCTCAACTAGATGCTGAGGTGTTTCCGGTGTATCTAAGTAATGTTCCCCGTTGACCGAGTATAAATCCCCGTTCAGGACTGATAAACTCAATGCGGTAAAAATTCGAGGGAATATCTTCAACTTCCCTATCTTTTTGCCAGGCTTCACCCCCATCAAAACTACAGAGAAGGTTTCCACTACCGCCAGCGACCCAAATCTCCTCTGGGGTACGATAAGCCAAATCGAGTAATCCCCAACTGGTGGAAAACTCTGGCTTAATAGGATCACTCCACTCTTCAGGATCATTAGGATCGCTAAATCGGATTTCACCGCCGCGCGCTAACATCCACAGGCGGTTATCCTGACCAAAGCCAATTTTTTCTAGGCGTTTAGAACTATAGCGAATGTGGGGAGTCCAAGAGGTCTGTCCCGGTTCCCAAGTCGAGTAAAAATTACCCTTAGCCGAAACGGTAACATATTCGCCTTGTTCCGAGCGAGACAAGCTGCGAATCACCCCCACAGCATCTTCTACCATAGCTTGCCAAGTTTTACCGCCATCTTTAGTTTGATAGATGGCTCCGACATTAGTAGTCATTTCCGCCGCACTAGGTCCGAGGGCGACAATATTATTAGGAGCGCCGGGGAGTTTATTGCTGAGGGCGATGCGAGTCCAGGACTTACCGCCATCAGTGCTATGGAGAAGTACAGAAGGCTCACCGACAATCCATCCCTCCGAGCCACTAAAGCTAACAGAGGTCAGCAGAAGATTAGGTTCATCGAGATCTAGCTGTTTAGTTTCCCAGGTCTTACCCCCATCGTAAGTTTCTAACAAAGTGGCATTGCTACCGACAATCCAACCATGATCGGAGTTATCGACAAAATCGATATCAAATAACTTGGCATCTGTAGCCACCGGGACTAATTCCCAAGGATTATAGCTAACATCTGGCAGATAGTCACAACTTGCACAGAACAAAGCCACAGCTATCAAAATCGCCAATTTTTTCAAAAATTTAGGGAACTGCATTTGATTCAATCTGGTTAAATCCCTTAACGTAAACCATACAAACTAATAAAAAACAGAAATGCCAAAGCCAGCCCGCCAAAAATGAGAAGACTTTTCTGTTGAGAGGTTAGGGTATTGACTCCCAGACCAAACCCGAGATTCTCCTCAAATCCAGACGGACCGGAGGAGGAGCCAATATTCCTAAATTGGCTACGGGGCGCACCGCAAACGGGACAACGCCACCTAGCTGGCAGATCTTCAAATTCAGTACCTGGGGGAATATTGCCTGTAGAACTGCCTTTGGAGGGTTCATAGACGTAACCGCAGGCGTTACATTCATATCGGTCTGGGGATTTGACTTCAGTGGCTGGCTCACTCATAGTACGGACGGTCGGGGAGTTAATTATTAAAAGTCTATTACATAATATTACAGAACCTGACAAAGTTAAATCAATCTGTGGCGATCGCCCAAAATCCTCGAAATCCCCAAAATCCCCAAAATCCTCGAAATCCCCAAAATCCCCAAAATACCCAAAATACCCAAAATACCCAAAATACCCAAAATACCCAAAATACCCAAAATACCCAAAATACCCAAAATACCCAAAAATCTCAACAGTCCCCAAAATCCCCAAAATCCCCAAAAGCCAGTCAACAGGTTCAGCCCTGTTGGTAAGGGCGATAATCGCGGATTTCTGTTAAGATCCAACGAGAGCGATCGCGATCATCTAGTCCCACTGAACCGATCAGATCTTTGATTTATCGGTACAAGTGATCCAATAATATAAAGAACCGGTTACCAAAACTATAACTCTGCTGATCTACTGTGTTTTTTCTGAACGGTTACGAATATTTCCTGGGCTTCCTAATCATCTGTAGCCTAGTCCCGATACTAGCTCTAGGAGCCTCCAAAATCCTCCGACCCCAAAGTAGAAGCGCCACTCGTCGCATAACCTACGAGTCTGGCTGTGAACCCATAGGGGGGGCTTGGATTCAATTCAACATCCGCTACTATATGTTTGCCCTAGTCTTTGTCATCTTTGATGTAGAGACAGTATTTCTGTACCCCTGGGCGGTAGCATTTCATAGGTTAGGCCTACTAGCCTTCATAGAAGCACTCATCTTTATTACCATCCTAGTCATTGCTTTAGTGTACGCATGGCGCAAGGGTGCGTTGGAATGGTCATAGGTACGGTATTACAGGTTATAAAAATATGACAACTCAAAGTCCTTCACCGAATACAACTATCATCAACCCCATTGAGCGACCCCAGGTAACTGAGGAATTGTCGGAAAATGTGATCCTGACCACGGTTGATGATCTCTACAACTGGGCTAGATTATCTAGTCTGTGGCCGTTGCTCTATGGGACTGCCTGTTGTTTTATTGAATTTGCGGGTCTAATTGGTTCGCGGTTTGACTTCGATCGCTTTGGATTGGTGCCACGGTCTAGCCCCAGACAAGCGGATCTGTTAATTACGGCGGGAACCATCACCATGAAATATTCCCCCATGTTGGTCAGGCTTTACGAACAAATGCCGGAACCCAAATATGTGATTGCTATGGGAGCGTGTACCGTCACCGGGGGAATGTTTAGCATGGACTCCCCCACCGCAGTGCGGGGGGTAGATAAGCTGATCCCGGTAGATGTTTACATCCCCGGCTGTCCTCCTCGCCCAGAAGCGATCATTGATGCGATTATTAAACTACGCAAGAAAATCGCTAACGAATCATTCCAGGAGCGGGGAAATCTCCAACAGACCCATCGCTACTATACGCGATCGCATAATCTGAAAGTAGTCGAACCGATTTTAACCGGGGAATACTTAGAATCAACTACCCGTCAAGTCCCCCCGAAACAACTGACCGAGGCGATCGGGATGCCTGTGCCTCCCGCCCTACAAACCGAACCCATGAAAAAGGAGGAACAGCGTGGCTGAGACCGAAACCGAAGCCCCCATCATTGAAGCCGGACTCGTCTCCCAGTGGTTAAGTCAGAATGGATTTGACCATGAATTTCTGGGTCCCAATCATGTGGGAGTCGAGATGATTAAAGTAGACCGGGATTATTTAATTCCCCTAGCTACTGCCTTATATGCCTATGGTTTCAACTATCTACGGTGTCAGTGTGCCTATGATATGGGACCAGGGGAAGATTTAGTCAGCACCTACCATCTCGCCAAAGTTCAGAACAATGTGGAACAACTAGAGGAAGTTTGCGTCAAAGTTTTCGTTCCCCGAAGCGACCCAAAAGTTCCCTCAGTTTATTGGATTTGGAAGGCAGCGGACTTCCAAGAACGCGAGTCCTATGATATGTATGGTATCGTCTACGAAGGCCATCCTAACCTGAAGCGGATTTTAATGCCAGAAGATTGGGTAGGCTGGCCACTTCGGAAAGACTATATCTCGCCAGACTTCCATGAATTGCAAGATGCGTATTAGTGGATTAGTGGAGTGTTATAGTTTTTTTCAGGTCAGACCATAACCGTTATGGTTGTTGACTGTTAAGAACAGTGGGTAGCCCTAGAGCGCCCACCACTCCCCTGGGGCGGAAATGAGGATGTCCCCCATTCACAACCCAATTGCAATCTTTCTCAAAAGTCTGGTATATTTTCTTAGGCTCATGCTGTTATATTCAATGTGGTCTTAAGAATACGCACTCAGAGCAAGCGAGTGTATTCTGTTGGGATTAAGTCAAGGAACATAGACTTGATCTTGCAAAAACTGTCTTAGTCCAACATTTTGGTGGAGGAGTTCAAGCTAATGTCAAACCTTACAGGTACTAGTTTTATAGATGTCAACCGCACTGGCGTATTCGATCCTGGTGATCTGCCAATAGCTAATGCTGCGGTATTCACAGATTTGCCGCCTTTTGATGGTATATACCAACCGGATCAAGGTGAACGGAGCGCCATTACTGGTCAGGATGGCAGCTTTGTAATCACTGATTTACAGACTTTAGGAGCCGGTACTCCGTTCCAACTGCAACAAATCCCTCCTGCTGATGGTAGTGTCAGCAGTCCTGGGAACAACCTACCCCTCCCTTTCACCGTTCCCGCCGATCCGACCCAGAACATAGGCCCAGTTGCCATTGCTAACTTGCCTCCCGATGTCCCTGTACCTTCAGTTCCCCCCATTACCAGCAAGGGTAACATCCAAGGTCGGACTTTCGTAGATAACAATGTTGATGGCATCTTTAATCTTGACGAACCTGTTGTCGGTGGTATTCCTCTGTTCCTTGACTTAGACGGTAACGGAGCCTGGACAGCCAACGAACCTATTACAGTAAGCCGTCCCGATGGTTCTTATTCCTTCAATAATCTGACTCCGGGAACCTACCAACTGCGGCCCCTATTGCCTGGGAACGACGTACCCCCAGGATTAGGTGGTGTAACTAGCTTTGCAGATAGATTAGTTGCCACTAATGATGATCCAAAATTAGTTAACGTTTCAGCCGGTGCTGTTACCTTCCAGGACTTGGGCTATGTAGTTCCCGGAAGCATCTACGGTTTCGTAGTTTCCGACTTAAACAGTAACGGTGTTGCCGATCCCGGAGAAGCAGGTATCCCTGGCATTACGGTGTCTGGCGGCGGAAGAACTGCGGTTACAGATGCCAATGGTTTCTACATCCTTGATGTAGATGCGAGATTCCCCACCTTCTCGGATGCGGAGTTAGCCCAAAATCCCTACCTACACTATGTACTTTCCAACGAGCCTGGGTTGTTGACAGAAAGTTTTGCAGTCGAGGTGGTTAATCCTCCTGGTAACTTGGTAGCTACCGGACCTGATCCTGATTTTGATGTGGCTTTGGGTCGTGGTGGAGCCGCACAAAAGAACTTTTTCTTTAACGTTCCCCCCAGCCTGGTGGGAGGTCCTGGAGTTCCAGATAGTATCACTGGCTTTGTGTTCACCGATGTTAACATTGACAGTGCCTACCAAGTTGGTGAACCCCTCCTGGAAGGTGTAACCGTTTACCTGGATCTGAATAAAGACGGACAGTTAAACAGCGGTCCCCTGCGTGACCCAGTAACTGGGGCTGTGATTCTGGATCCTAACGGCAACCCATTCCCGGCTGAACCCAGTACAGTAACTGGCCCTGGCGGTAATTTTGGCTTCTTTAATGTCTCCCGCTGGTTGCCCTTTATCGAACCTGGGGATGTTGAATTTCAGGTCCGGGTGGAAGCACCTGCTTCGTTGCCTTTCGTCACCACTCCCGATGTATCAATCTCTGGTGAAGGGTTGGGAGTTTTGGCGGAAGTGGGCGCATCTGGCGTAGCCTTCGGTATGTCCCAGTTCCCCGTTTAGCTTCTCGCGGAGAAGCCCCGCGCTGTAGTTTTCGATTCAGGGTCGGGTAGTTCACGCGCAGTATTCTGGCAGCGTTGCTGATTCAGGAGTCAAAATAGGCGTAAAAATATAATGGCGAACATCCCAGGCAGAAGGTTGGCTTGGGATGTTTTTTGTTTTGTATCAAAATACTCAATTTTTGTGGTAAGGAGGTATTATTATATAGCGAGAGGGTTAACGGGGGTTTAAAAGATTAAAAGTTGTCTAAACTGTCAACGATCGCAACGTTTCCCGCTAATGTCTTCACCCTAGACAATGGTTTAACCGTCATTCATCAGGAAATTCCAGCTACACCGGTGGTCGTGGTAGATGTTTGGGTTAGGGCGGGAGCCACAAGAGAGCCAGAGCTTTGGTCGGGGATGGCTCATTTTCTGGAGCACATGATTTTTAAGGGGACTGAAAAAATCGCCCCCGGTTTGTTCGACTGGGTAATTGAAAGCCGAGGGGGGGTGGCTAATGCAGCTACAAGCCACGACTATGCCCATTTTTTCATTACCAGCGCCGCCCAGTATTTAGAGGAAACCCTGTCTCCGCTGGCTGATTTACTGCTGCACGCGGCGATACCTGATGATGAGTTTGTGCGAGAACGTTCGGTGGTGTTAGAAGAACTGCGCCAATCTCAGGATAGCCCAGATTGGATAGAGTTTCAAGCGATGATGGAAACTCTCTATGGTAATCATCCCTATGGGCGATCGGTTTTGGGGACGGAAGCGACTCTGATGCCGCGAACTCCTGACGAAATGCGGAAGTTTCATCGCTGTCACTACCAACCGGAAAATATGGCGGTAGTGATTGTTGGGGGAGTCTCGGAAAAGCGATCGCAAGATTTAGTTTCGGAGGCTTTTGGTTCATTTTACCACCGGGAAGAATGCCCGATCACAAACGGTTATCATCAACCCCAACTTAGGGGTATCCTGCATGAGGAACTACTACTACCTAATGTAGAACAACCTCGGATAACTATGGCTTGGTCAGGACCTGGGGTTGAAAACATACGACATGGCTACGGACTAGACCTAATCTCAGTTTTATTAGCAGAGGGGAGAACTTCTCGCCTAGTGCAATTATTACGGGAAGATAGACAGCTAGTAGACTGTATCAGTAGCGGTTTCTCCCTACAGCGGGAGTCGAGTCTATTTACGATTAATGCGTGTTTAGATATTGACAATATCGAAGAAGTTGAACACCTAATCTGCGAGTGTTTAGCGAATTTAGCAGCAACTCCGATGTCGTCAGCGGAACTCGATCGCTGTAAGCGTTTACTGTGTAATGACTACGCCTTCTCAACGGAAACACCGGGACAATTAGCGGGTTTATATGGCTATTATTTCACAGTAGCGAAACCAGAGATTTCGGTAAGTTATCCCCACCAAATCAAATCCCTAGAAGCGGAGGAATTACAGGAGATTGCGAAAACTTACCTGAGCCAGGAACGATATGCGATGACTGTAGTGAAGCCCATATAATTAATAATTAATAATTAATAATTAATAATTAATAATTAATTGTAGGTTGGGTAAAGTAGGTGGGGTGAAACCCAACAGAGTAGTTAATAATTAATAATTAATAATTAATAATTAATAATTAATTGTAGGTGGGGTGAAACCCAACAGAGTAGGTTGGGTAAAGTAGGTTGGGTGAAACCCAACAGAGTAGTTAATAATTAATAATTAATAATTAATAATTAATAATTAATTGTAGGTGGGGTGAAACCCAACAGAGTAGGTTGGGTAAAGTAGGTTGGGTGAAACCCAACAGAGTAGGTTGGGTAAAGGGCAGGGAAAGCGAAGTCCATGGGATTGATTGATGATGTAATTTAGGCTTATGATGTTTGGTTGTAGTCCTGACCGAGCGATCGCCACTATGTCCATGATTGCGGAATCCCCATTTAGTCCCGAAGAAATAGCCTCAGAAGGCTTAAAACCCGAAGAGTATGAGGAAATCTACCAAAGACTAGGCAGACACCCCAACAAAGCCGAATTAGGGATGTTTGGGGTAATGTGGAGTGAACATTGCTGCTACAAAAATTCTCGCCCTCTCCTGAGCCAATTTCCCACCAGTGGCGATCGCATTCTTGTCGGTCCAGGAGAAAACGCCGGAGTAGTAGACTTTGGGGACGGTATCCACCTAGCCTTCAAAATAGAATCCCATAATCATCCCAGTGCGATCGAACCATTCCAAGGAGCAGCCACCGGAGTGGGGGGAATTTTGCGGGATATTTTCACCATGGGAGCGCGTCCGATCGCCGTACTCAACGCCCTGCGATTCGGTTCCCTAGAAGACCCCAAGACCCAGCCAATTTTACTGGGAGTAGTCGCCGGAATTTCCAACTATGGTAACTGTTTTGGAGTCCCAACCGTGGGGGGAGATGTATATTTTGACAGCTATTATAGCGGCAACCCCCTAGTGAACGCCATGGCGATCGGCATCATGGAAACCCCAGAGATAGTTAAATCCGGTGCTGCTGGTATTGGTAACCCAGTGCTGTATGTAGGTTCAACCACCGGAAGGGACGGAATGGGAGGCGCAAGTTTTGCAAGTAGCGAACTCAGCGAAGAGTCCATAGCCGATCGCCCTGCTGTACAAGTAGGAGACCCATTTTTAGAAAAATCCCTAGTCGAAGCCTGTTTAGAAGCGTTTAAAACCGGGGCTGTAGTCGCCGCCCAGGACATGGGAGCCGCCGGAATCACCTGTTCCACCTCGGAAATGGCTGCTAAAGGGGGA includes:
- a CDS encoding M16 family metallopeptidase, producing the protein MSKLSTIATFPANVFTLDNGLTVIHQEIPATPVVVVDVWVRAGATREPELWSGMAHFLEHMIFKGTEKIAPGLFDWVIESRGGVANAATSHDYAHFFITSAAQYLEETLSPLADLLLHAAIPDDEFVRERSVVLEELRQSQDSPDWIEFQAMMETLYGNHPYGRSVLGTEATLMPRTPDEMRKFHRCHYQPENMAVVIVGGVSEKRSQDLVSEAFGSFYHREECPITNGYHQPQLRGILHEELLLPNVEQPRITMAWSGPGVENIRHGYGLDLISVLLAEGRTSRLVQLLREDRQLVDCISSGFSLQRESSLFTINACLDIDNIEEVEHLICECLANLAATPMSSAELDRCKRLLCNDYAFSTETPGQLAGLYGYYFTVAKPEISVSYPHQIKSLEAEELQEIAKTYLSQERYAMTVVKPI